The proteins below come from a single Xenopus tropicalis strain Nigerian chromosome 9, UCB_Xtro_10.0, whole genome shotgun sequence genomic window:
- the tas2r8 gene encoding taste 2 receptor member 8 (The RefSeq protein has 8 substitutions compared to this genomic sequence), producing the protein MDLSSKVTLVYSFFAPILAVTAGAFTNAYITFVILLDYFKTKMMSSSNKILLALSLSNGYFSFLLFVCSIISFVWPHIATNNYIKGCILALLIFGISSTAWITTCLCVFYFVKIINFSSGLFAWFKLKIDIIVPWLILVSEVVSLGCSFLTLLPSVNIQEPSSNSSMFYSLNSTSGATGISADFIKVTFIAVCVPLLIMIVTTFPTIRTLYLHSRRMKNTGTSSSLAPHQSAVFMMAWLLFLYTVFFVVLFTGFIQSFTPPSFAYWMTYNLIYVATLVQSVVQILGNPKLKEAITICCCFVCHKSW; encoded by the coding sequence ATGGATCTGTCCAGTAAAGTAACACTTGTGTATTCTTTCTTTGCACCAATTCTGGCAGTCACTGCAGGAGCCTTCACTAATGCCTATATTTCTTCAGTGATTTTGCTGGATTATTTTAAGACCAAAATGATGAGCTCAAGCAATAAAATATTACTTGCCCTGAGCTTGTccaatgtttatttttcttttatttaatttttttgctcaATTATTAGTTTTGTGTGGCCCCACATTGCCACAAACAATTACATCAAGGGCTGTATCCTGGCTCTGCTCATATTTGGCATTTCTTCCACTGCCTGGATAACAACCTGTCTCTGTGTCTTCTACTTTGTGAAGATAATCAACTTCAGCTCTGGGCTTTTCGCTTGGTTTAAGTTGAAGATCGACATCATTGTTCCGTGGCTCATACTGGTTTCAGAAGTGGTGTCCTTGGGCTGTAGTTTCCTTACTTTACTGCCCTCTGTTAATATCCAAGAACCTTCATCAAACTCCTCAATGTTTTACTCACTCAACTCAACATCAGGAGCAACTGGCATCAGCGCTGACTTCATTAAGGTTACGTTCATTACTGTTTGTGTTCCTTTGCTGATTATGATTGTTACTACGTTCCCTACTATTAGGACACTTTATTTGCACAGTAGGAGAATGAAGAACACAGGGACATCTAGCAGTCTTGCTCCTCATCAAAGTGCAGTGTTTATGATGGCATGGCTCCTATTTTTATATACCGTCTTTTTTGTGGTATTGTTTACAGGTTTTATTCAAAGTTTTACTCCACCAAGCTTTGCATATTGGATGACTTATAACCTGATATATGTAGCAACATTAGTACAATCCGTTGTTCTAATTCTAGGTAACCCTAAACTAAAAGAAGCAATTACAATATGTTGTTGTTTTGTTTGCCACAAAAGCTGGTAA
- the LOC116407540 gene encoding taste receptor type 2 member 41-like yields the protein MLSAIQIIKTIILIITGSCGLILNSWIVAVHLSHWKKGVSLGDCDQIILIMGVTNVLLQCLLTFSGINYNFQLNYYLNKEFMYVTYIVLFFLVSLWNWLTAWLAICYCLRLGNISHRIFMRLKKRISSGITQLLLGTVIILGMISIPLFWTTHIKAKQNTTSTFVFKQDMKYLYFISGFGCCLPTLITSLCMGLSLKSLLKHVHRMKQNHSQSWSSKMKTHARACTTIFLLMALNLSFFLTIFIGTIVTSIQNLWDIFFWSIKIVSPSGQALILLFGNSKLWSDLLKTCF from the coding sequence ATGCTGTCTGCCATTcagataataaaaacaattattctGATCATAACCGGATCATGTGGGCTCATCCTAAACTCATGGATTGTAGCTGTGCATCTCAGCCATTGGAAGAAGGGAGTGAGCCTTGGGGACTGTGATCAAATCATTCTCATCATGGGGGTCACCAACGTTCTCCTACAGTGCTTATTAACTTTCAGTGGGATAAATTATAATTTTCAGCTTAATTACTATCTTAACAAGGAATTCATGTATGTGACTTACATTGTCTTGTTCTTTCTGGTTTCCCTCTGGAACTGGCTCACTGCCTGGCTCGCTATCTGCTACTGCTTAAGACTCGGCAACATTTCACATCGGATCTTCATGAGATTAAAAAAGAGAATCTCCTCTGGAATTACTCAACTCCTGTTGGGAACAGTGATCATTTTAGGCATGATTAGTATTCCATTGTTTTGGACAACGCACATAAAAGCTAAGCAAAATACAACTTCCACCTTCGTCTTTAAACAAGACATgaaatacctgtactttatttctgGATTTGGTTGCTGCCTGCCAACTCTTATAACTTCTCTCTGTATGGGACTCAGCTTAAAGTCGCTATTGAAACATGTCCATAGGATGAAGCAGAATCACTCTCAGTCCTGGAGCAGTAAAATGAAGACCCATGCAAGAGCCTGCACGACAATATTCCTCCTTATGGCTCTCAACTTGTCTTTCTtcttgacaatttttattggtaCTATAGTAACCAGTATTCAAAATCTTTGGGATATTTTTTTCTGGTCTATAAAAATTGTAAGTCCCTCAGGCCAAGCTCTCATTCTGTTGTTTGGAAATTCAAAGTTATGGTCTGATTTGTTAAAGACTTGTTTCTGA
- the LOC101731190 gene encoding taste receptor type 2 member 40, which yields MLSAIQIIKTIILIITGSCGLLLNSWIVAVHLSHWKKGVSLGDCDQIILIKGVTNVLLQCLLTFNGIKYNFQLNDYFDKEFIYVTYIVFFFLVSLWNWLTAWLAICYCLRLGNIAHRFFIGLKKRISSGITQLLLGTVVVLGMISIPFFWTPHIKVKQNTTSTLVFEQDIKYHYFMIAFCVCLPTLITSLCMGLSLKSLLKHVHRMKQNHSQSWSGKMKTHARACMTIFFLLALNLFFFLMIFIGIIETNITILWEIIFWSIIMASPSGQALILLFGNSKLRSDLLKTCF from the coding sequence ATGCTGTCTGCCATTcagataataaaaacaattattctGATCATAACCGGATCATGTGGGCTCCTCCTAAACTCATGGATTGTAGCTGTGCATCTCAGCCATTGGAAGAAGGGAGTGAGCCTTGGGGACTGTGATCAAATCATTCTCATCAAAGGGGTCACCAACGTTCTCCTCCAGTGCTTATTAACTTTCAATGggataaaatataattttcagcTGAATGACTATTTTGACAAGGAATTCATTTATGTGActtacattgtttttttcttcctggttTCCCTCTGGAACTGGCTCACTGCCTGGCTCGCTATCTGCTACTGCTTAAGACTCGGCAACATTGCACATCGCTTCTTTATTGGCTTAAAAAAGAGAATCTCCTCTGGAATTACTCAACTCCTGTTGGGAACAGTGGTCGTTTTAGGCATGATTAGTATTCCATTTTTTTGGACACCGCACATAAAAGTTAAACAAAATACAACTTCCACCTTGGTCTTTGAACAAGATATTAAATACCATTACTTTATGATTGCATTTTGTGTCTGCCTGCCAACTCTTATAACTTCTCTCTGTATGGGACTCAGCTTAAAGTCCCTTTTGAAACATGTCCATAGGATGAAGCAGAATCACTCTCAGTCCTGGAGCGGGAAAATGAAGACCCATGCAAGAGCCTGCATGACAATATTCTTCCTTTTGGCTCTCAACTTGTTTTTCTTCTTGATGATTTTTATTGGTATTATAGAAACAAATATTACAATTCTTtgggaaattattttttggtCTATAATCATGGCAAGTCCCTCAGGCCAAGCTCTCATTCTGTTGTTTGGAAATTCAAAGTTACGGTCTGATTTGTTAAAGACTTGTTTCTGA
- the t2r50 gene encoding bitter taste receptor 50 (The RefSeq protein has 1 substitution compared to this genomic sequence) has product MLSAIQIIKTIILIITGSCGLILNSWIVAVHLSHWKKGVSLGDCDQIILIKGVTNVLLQCLVTFNGILINFQLNDYFDKEFLYVTNIVFFFLTSLWNWLTAWLAICYCFRLGNISHRVFIGLKKRISSGITQLLLGTVVVLGMISIPYFWTTHIKAKQNTTSTSVFEQDIKYLYFMTAFCCCLPTLITSLCMGLSLKSLLKHVHRMKQNHSQSWSGKMKTHARACMTIFLLMALNLFFFLMIFISVISTNILSLWDIFFWSIIMASPSGQALILLFGNSKLRSDLLKTCF; this is encoded by the coding sequence ATGCTGTCTGCCATTCAGATAATAAAAACACTTATTCTGATCATAACCGGATCATGTGGGCTAATCCTAAACTCATGGATTGTAGCTGTGCATCTCAGCCATTGGAAGAAGGGAGTGAGCCTTGGGGACTGTGATCAAATCATTCTCATCAAAGGGGTCACCAACGTTCTCCTCCAGTGCTTAGTAACTTTCAATGGGATACTTATAAACTTTCAGCTGAATGACTATTTTGACAAGGAATTCCTTTATGTGACTAACATTGTCTTCTTCTTCCTGACTTCCCTCTGGAACTGGCTCACTGCCTGGCTCGCTATCTGCTACTGCTTCAGACTCGGCAACATTTCACATCGGGTCTTTATTGGCTTAAAAAAGAGAATCTCCTCTGGAATTACTCAACTCCTGTTGGGAACAGTGGTCGTTTTAGGCATGATTAGTATTCCATATTTTTGGACAACGCACATAAAAGCTAAGCAAAACACAACTTCCACCTCGGTCTTTGAACAAGACATTAAATACCTGTACTTTATGACTGCATTTTGTTGCTGCCTGCCAACTCTTATAACTTCTCTCTGTATGGGACTCAGCTTAAAGTCCCTTTTGAAACATGTCCATAGGATGAAGCAGAATCACTCTCAGTCCTGGAGCGGGAAAATGAAGACCCATGCAAGAGCCTGCATGACAATATTCCTCCTTATGGCTCTGAACTTGTTTTTCTTCTTGATGATTTTTATTAGTGTTATATCAACCAATATTCTAAGTCTTTGGGATATTTTTTTCTGGTCTATAATCATGGCAAGTCCCTCAGGCCAAGCTCTCATTCTGTTGTTTGGAAATTCAAAGTTACGGTCTGATTTGCTAAAGACTTGTTTCTGA